A section of the Dehalococcoidia bacterium genome encodes:
- a CDS encoding NAD(P)-dependent oxidoreductase, protein MQPTDRAAGPLRVALTGGATELGLVVTEKLARAGIEVSAIVRHGWHLNRVKRAGGRPVEADTTRAGALAAAFRGAAVVLHLSPQVTNTLLHDGRAWRGWRRRLPLEASAVVDAARAAGVPYLVVGSYAALYGEARDATEETPIAPPDDPVFAAAAEAERIVQAGGVPSCLVRLGFLYGPQSKDLSRYVTSFQLFRPYYAGPEDTLGNWVHFEDAADALLRIVERRPAAPILNVVDGHPVNFGTVIDRFAALMGFRRPGHLPLALRRVYQFFIWRPQQVLLDTTTTVRNDLARALLGWAPRFPSYEDGLQQTVAVWRERGRP, encoded by the coding sequence ATGCAGCCGACTGACCGCGCCGCTGGGCCGCTTCGGGTGGCGCTGACGGGGGGTGCCACCGAGCTCGGCCTTGTCGTGACCGAGAAGCTTGCTCGCGCCGGGATTGAGGTGAGCGCGATCGTGCGCCACGGGTGGCATCTCAATCGGGTCAAGCGCGCGGGCGGACGGCCTGTTGAAGCAGACACCACGCGAGCGGGAGCGCTGGCAGCGGCGTTCCGCGGCGCGGCGGTTGTCCTCCACCTCTCCCCGCAAGTGACCAACACCCTGCTTCACGACGGCCGCGCTTGGCGGGGCTGGAGGCGACGGCTGCCGCTCGAGGCGAGTGCGGTGGTCGACGCCGCGCGCGCCGCCGGCGTGCCGTATCTGGTTGTCGGCAGTTACGCTGCGCTCTACGGCGAGGCACGCGATGCGACGGAAGAGACGCCCATCGCCCCGCCGGACGACCCCGTCTTTGCCGCTGCTGCCGAAGCAGAGCGCATCGTTCAAGCCGGCGGCGTGCCGTCGTGCCTTGTCCGGCTTGGCTTCCTCTACGGACCGCAGTCGAAGGACCTGTCGCGCTATGTCACCTCATTCCAGCTGTTCCGGCCCTACTATGCGGGCCCGGAGGACACGCTGGGCAACTGGGTGCATTTTGAGGATGCCGCTGATGCGCTGCTGCGGATCGTCGAACGGCGGCCGGCAGCGCCGATCCTCAATGTCGTTGATGGCCACCCCGTGAACTTCGGGACGGTGATCGACCGCTTCGCTGCGCTGATGGGCTTTCGTCGGCCCGGCCACCTGCCGCTAGCGCTGCGCCGGGTCTATCAATTTTTCATCTGGCGGCCGCAGCAGGTGCTGCTCGACACGACGACGACGGTCCGCAACGACCTCGCGCGCGCCCTGCTCGGCTGGGCGCCGCGCTTCCCGAGCTACGAGGACGGGCTGCAGCAGACGGTGGCCGTCTGGCGCGAGCGCGGCCGGCCGTGA
- a CDS encoding glucose-6-phosphate dehydrogenase assembly protein OpcA produces MPDQNSCAASWAQPFASTLGVEEALAELTRQTTRTLGVGAAARARMLNLVAISSDPRSAATADRLLGTLGRVHPSRLARVRLDPAAADEVRAQIAVRCRLEEGSECPVVYETVEVEAGGNAARHLVELIAPVLEADLPVIIWWAGLPPFGESTFIELLAFADQFVVDSAALGEEGVGPLADLLATGPPITDLAWGRLRPWRDLVAALFDLPPLATAIGEIRALTVSDAGAPVEALLLVGWLAAALGWHAALPSSGGDRSRRSLVRPGGEVALTFVSENGPPGLRQLAVEAGDAHLVITAGDTNADARIARAGAPSIARHERLVIPDDGALLASALLRRGRDPDWEAALRVAALLARR; encoded by the coding sequence ATGCCCGACCAGAACTCCTGCGCAGCGAGCTGGGCACAGCCATTCGCCTCGACCCTCGGCGTCGAAGAGGCGCTCGCAGAGCTGACGCGCCAGACCACCCGAACGCTGGGAGTAGGCGCGGCAGCGCGGGCGCGCATGCTCAACCTTGTCGCTATCTCGAGCGACCCCCGCTCGGCTGCAACTGCCGACCGCCTGCTCGGCACGCTCGGCCGGGTCCATCCGTCGCGGTTGGCGCGCGTGCGGCTCGACCCCGCTGCTGCTGATGAGGTGCGTGCCCAGATCGCTGTGCGCTGCCGCCTCGAGGAAGGGAGCGAATGCCCCGTCGTCTACGAGACGGTGGAGGTCGAGGCAGGGGGAAACGCTGCGCGTCACCTTGTCGAACTAATCGCGCCGGTCCTTGAGGCCGACCTCCCGGTCATCATCTGGTGGGCTGGGCTTCCCCCCTTTGGCGAGTCGACGTTCATCGAGCTGCTCGCCTTCGCCGACCAGTTCGTAGTGGATTCAGCCGCGCTCGGCGAGGAAGGAGTAGGTCCTCTCGCAGACCTGCTCGCCACCGGCCCGCCCATCACGGACCTCGCCTGGGGACGGCTTCGCCCGTGGCGCGATCTTGTCGCCGCCCTCTTCGACCTGCCGCCGCTCGCGACCGCCATCGGGGAGATCCGCGCCCTCACCGTCAGCGATGCCGGGGCGCCTGTCGAGGCGCTCCTGCTCGTCGGCTGGCTCGCTGCCGCCCTCGGCTGGCACGCGGCGCTGCCATCAAGCGGCGGCGACCGGAGTCGCCGCTCCCTCGTGCGGCCGGGCGGGGAAGTGGCGCTCACCTTCGTTTCGGAGAACGGCCCGCCCGGCCTGCGGCAGCTCGCCGTCGAGGCGGGAGACGCGCACCTCGTCATCACCGCGGGCGACACGAACGCCGACGCGCGCATTGCGCGTGCGGGCGCGCCGAGTATCGCGCGTCACGAGCGGCTGGTCATTCCCGATGACGGGGCGCTGCTCGCCTCCGCCTTGCTGCGCCGCGGCCGAGACCCGGACTGGGAGGCAGCGCTGCGTGTTGCCGCGCTGCTCGCGCGCCGATGA
- the zwf gene encoding glucose-6-phosphate dehydrogenase translates to MLLQMRKDGMANTPLRSGDHAERLPPPAALVIFGATGDLAHRKLLPALYNLALDGLLPPAFAIVGVGRRQQSDDAFRAQTRESIAAYSRRPLDDSRWPRFAELIRYCPMSFDDADSYSTLARFLAETDRERGTQGNRVYYLAVPPSLFPVIVERLGEAGLARENGRFARIIVEKPFGHDLASASALNQTILRFFREHQVYRIDHYLGKETVQNILVLRFGNGILEPIWNRRYIDHCQITVAETVGIGSRASYYEEAGALRDMVATHMMQLVALVGMEPPVDLDADSVRDEKVKLLRAIEPIGPAQFRAVVRGQYTAGWPGGQAVPGYREEPGVAPDSATETYVALRLTIDNWRWAGVPFYLRHGKRLPKRVTEIAIQFKRPPRQFFRTPGEEPAPNVLALRIQPNEGMSLRFVAKQPGPALRLQNVAMDFLYRASFDIDPPEAYERLIYDCLLGDSTLFARRDEIEMMWRIYDAVLARQHDDPALAVHPYPAGKWGPAAADALIAADGRAWRRL, encoded by the coding sequence ATGCTGCTGCAGATGCGGAAGGATGGGATGGCCAACACCCCCTTGCGGTCAGGTGATCACGCTGAGCGCCTGCCGCCCCCCGCCGCGCTTGTTATCTTCGGAGCGACAGGCGACCTCGCTCACCGCAAGCTGCTGCCCGCGCTCTACAACCTCGCCCTCGACGGTCTCTTGCCCCCTGCCTTCGCGATCGTCGGCGTAGGACGGCGGCAGCAGAGCGACGACGCCTTTCGGGCCCAGACACGCGAGTCGATCGCGGCCTATTCGCGCCGGCCGCTTGACGACTCGCGCTGGCCACGCTTCGCCGAGCTGATCCGCTACTGCCCGATGTCGTTTGACGACGCGGACAGCTACAGCACCCTCGCCCGCTTCCTCGCAGAGACAGACCGCGAGCGAGGGACCCAAGGCAATCGGGTGTACTACCTGGCAGTGCCGCCGAGCCTCTTCCCCGTGATCGTCGAGCGGCTGGGCGAGGCAGGACTAGCGCGCGAGAACGGCCGGTTCGCCCGGATCATCGTCGAAAAGCCGTTCGGCCACGACCTCGCGAGCGCGAGCGCCCTCAACCAAACGATCCTGCGGTTCTTCCGCGAACATCAGGTCTATCGGATCGACCATTACCTCGGCAAAGAGACCGTCCAGAACATCCTCGTGCTGCGCTTCGGCAACGGCATCCTCGAGCCGATCTGGAACCGGCGGTATATCGACCATTGCCAGATCACGGTGGCGGAAACGGTCGGGATCGGTTCGCGCGCTTCCTACTACGAGGAGGCGGGCGCGCTGCGCGACATGGTCGCTACTCATATGATGCAGCTGGTGGCGCTGGTCGGGATGGAGCCCCCCGTTGACCTCGACGCAGACTCGGTTCGGGACGAAAAGGTGAAGCTGCTGCGAGCGATCGAGCCGATCGGGCCAGCGCAGTTTCGGGCCGTCGTGCGCGGGCAGTACACTGCCGGCTGGCCCGGCGGCCAGGCAGTGCCCGGCTATCGCGAGGAGCCCGGCGTCGCGCCCGACTCCGCCACGGAGACGTATGTCGCCCTCCGCTTGACAATCGACAACTGGCGCTGGGCAGGCGTGCCGTTCTACCTCCGCCACGGAAAGCGGCTGCCGAAGCGGGTGACCGAAATCGCCATCCAGTTCAAGCGCCCGCCGCGCCAGTTCTTTCGGACGCCGGGCGAAGAGCCCGCGCCGAATGTGCTCGCCCTGCGCATCCAGCCGAACGAAGGGATGTCGCTCCGCTTCGTTGCCAAGCAGCCCGGCCCCGCGCTGCGCCTTCAGAACGTCGCGATGGACTTTCTCTACCGCGCCTCGTTCGACATCGATCCCCCGGAGGCCTACGAGCGGCTGATCTACGACTGTCTGCTCGGCGATTCGACCCTGTTCGCGCGGCGCGACGAGATCGAGATGATGTGGCGTATTTACGATGCCGTCCTCGCCCGCCAGCACGATGATCCGGCGCTGGCGGTCCATCCCTACCCAGCCGGCAAGTGGGGACCGGCGGCAGCAGACGCTTTGATCGCCGCCGACGGCCGTGCGTGGCGGCGACTGTAG
- the pgl gene encoding 6-phosphogluconolactonase, with protein sequence MSLARRGTIVVVKTPAELASAAAQRIAHLAHAAVDAMGVFRIALAGGSTPRATYEGLVCEPFRSQIDWSKVEVFWSDERAVPPDHPASNYRMAVETLLAHVPIPPHSVYRMPADQTDLAAAAAAYEATLRHVFGTPAGIPVFDVILLGLGEDGHTASLFPRSRQLRSGDRLVVDGDPPSPGTAGSSPDVRRLTFTPRLINAARERIFLVAGKSKAAAVRNVLCGPWQPDLWPAQLIYGGATLPLWLLDEEAAALLPQDR encoded by the coding sequence ATGAGCCTCGCCCGCCGCGGCACCATCGTGGTCGTGAAAACGCCGGCAGAGCTCGCCTCTGCCGCGGCGCAGCGGATTGCCCACCTCGCCCACGCCGCGGTCGACGCGATGGGGGTTTTCCGGATTGCCCTCGCCGGCGGCAGCACGCCGCGCGCTACCTACGAAGGGCTCGTTTGCGAGCCCTTCCGCTCTCAGATCGACTGGTCGAAGGTCGAGGTGTTCTGGAGCGACGAGCGCGCAGTGCCGCCCGACCACCCGGCGAGTAATTACCGAATGGCTGTCGAAACGCTCCTCGCCCACGTGCCGATCCCGCCGCATTCGGTCTACCGCATGCCTGCCGACCAGACCGACCTCGCCGCGGCCGCCGCTGCCTATGAAGCGACGCTCCGACACGTCTTCGGCACGCCGGCAGGCATTCCCGTCTTTGACGTCATCCTGCTCGGGCTTGGCGAAGACGGGCATACCGCCTCGCTCTTTCCTCGCTCCCGGCAGCTCCGTTCCGGCGACCGGCTCGTCGTCGACGGCGACCCGCCCTCGCCCGGCACGGCTGGGTCGTCGCCCGACGTGCGGCGGCTGACTTTCACGCCCCGCCTGATCAACGCCGCGCGCGAGCGGATCTTCCTCGTGGCCGGGAAGAGCAAAGCTGCGGCGGTGCGGAATGTCCTCTGCGGCCCTTGGCAGCCTGACCTCTGGCCGGCGCAGCTGATCTACGGCGGAGCGACGCTGCCGCTCTGGCTGCTCGACGAGGAGGCGGCGGCGCTCCTCCCTCAGGATCGATAA
- a CDS encoding CbbQ/NirQ/NorQ/GpvN family protein produces MSELSQARIERYTFTEEPYYLPVGNEIAVFTAAYQNRLPVMLKGPTGCGKTRFVRHMAWRLGRPLITVACHDDLTASDLVGRYLIKGGETVWVDGPLTEAVRHGAICYLDEIVEARKDTTVVIHPLTDDRRMLSIEKLGEVIEAPPEFMLVISYNPGYQSLLKNLKHSTRQRFLAIEFNFLPRELEIEVICHETGIDRQLAGDLVTIAEKIRNLRDKGLEEPASTRLLVYAGHLIASGVDPRAASDVALVGPIADDADMQRAIRELISTVL; encoded by the coding sequence ATTTCCGAACTGAGTCAAGCGCGGATTGAACGGTATACGTTTACCGAGGAGCCCTACTACCTGCCGGTCGGCAACGAAATCGCGGTGTTCACCGCCGCCTACCAGAACCGCCTCCCCGTGATGCTGAAAGGGCCGACCGGCTGCGGCAAGACACGCTTTGTCCGCCACATGGCGTGGCGGCTCGGGCGTCCGCTGATCACCGTCGCCTGCCACGACGACCTGACCGCTTCTGACCTCGTCGGCCGCTATCTGATCAAAGGCGGCGAGACCGTCTGGGTTGATGGTCCGCTCACCGAAGCCGTCCGCCACGGCGCGATCTGCTACCTTGACGAGATTGTCGAAGCGCGTAAAGACACGACCGTCGTCATCCACCCCTTGACCGATGACCGCCGGATGCTGTCGATCGAAAAGCTGGGCGAGGTGATCGAAGCGCCGCCCGAGTTTATGCTGGTCATCTCCTATAATCCGGGCTACCAGAGCTTGCTGAAAAACCTGAAGCATTCGACGCGCCAGCGCTTTCTCGCCATTGAATTCAACTTTCTCCCGCGCGAGCTCGAAATTGAAGTGATTTGTCACGAGACGGGGATCGACCGCCAGCTCGCGGGAGACCTCGTGACGATCGCGGAAAAGATCCGCAATTTGCGTGACAAGGGACTGGAGGAGCCCGCGAGCACCCGCCTGCTTGTCTATGCAGGGCATCTGATCGCCTCCGGCGTTGACCCCCGTGCTGCGAGCGATGTCGCGCTGGTCGGGCCGATTGCCGACGATGCCGACATGCAACGGGCAATCCGTGAACTGATCTCGACGGTGCTTTAG
- a CDS encoding CPBP family intramembrane metalloprotease: MATAAAEGPPERAPREAAPPGVPLAGAAILLLVHLALAPLAAFVLVAPLLSLMVEAGTAAPRHGATVGAISIVGGALTLAALGVFARSWPEPRRALGLVPSRLPLWRAAAAALALALAIDLALLSAGQPIVPPQLVSLVSSSLDTLLMAVAVVIVAPPVEELVYRGALYGALAPRWGTRTAWALTTGIFALVHAGTYGNDLLALGQVLLLGGLLTWLRAASGSLLPPLVGHAVANAYATALLLLAR, encoded by the coding sequence ATGGCGACGGCAGCAGCGGAAGGACCGCCCGAGCGAGCGCCGAGAGAAGCGGCGCCTCCCGGCGTGCCGCTCGCGGGGGCGGCGATCCTCCTGCTCGTCCACCTTGCCCTCGCGCCGCTTGCCGCCTTTGTGCTGGTCGCGCCGCTCCTCAGCCTCATGGTGGAAGCGGGCACTGCCGCACCGCGTCACGGCGCGACCGTCGGCGCGATCAGCATCGTCGGAGGCGCGCTGACGCTCGCGGCGCTCGGGGTCTTCGCGCGCAGCTGGCCTGAACCGCGACGGGCGCTCGGATTGGTGCCGAGTCGGCTGCCGCTCTGGCGCGCAGCCGCAGCGGCGCTTGCCCTCGCGCTCGCGATCGATCTCGCGCTGCTCAGTGCGGGGCAGCCGATCGTTCCGCCGCAGCTTGTCTCCCTCGTCAGCAGCAGCCTCGACACCCTCCTGATGGCAGTCGCGGTTGTGATCGTCGCGCCGCCGGTCGAAGAGCTGGTTTACCGCGGCGCACTCTATGGCGCTCTTGCCCCCCGCTGGGGAACGAGGACGGCTTGGGCGCTGACGACCGGCATCTTTGCCCTCGTCCATGCTGGAACGTACGGCAACGACCTCCTCGCGCTCGGTCAAGTGCTGCTGCTGGGCGGCCTCCTAACATGGCTGCGCGCCGCTTCTGGCTCGCTGCTTCCGCCGCTGGTCGGGCATGCTGTCGCCAATGCCTACGCCACTGCCCTGCTCCTGCTGGCACGCTAG
- a CDS encoding VWA domain-containing protein gives MVRRARRASSGTGRLAALLPFLRPKPSAAPAFPALPFTAVEKVLTLFAIGLAGAPVPLKAARPNDPSPFTDSATIYLPPALAEFPDLESDFRLYKLMVAHQWAQISGGTFEAPNSFVTLADPVLAIELYHLVESVRIETSLCRQFRGMAADFALAKADAAAKRPPLNGLPPRALATEGLIRWSLAGAWPADLPRKIGDVLTDAALVLEEMLAGNATATDSVRVATYLFHRIERLGGRFHPLPPVHFRGVLRLELAASVLEERRRREAPIVRPPDVVVEYVSQNGQVLKTRMTDELDAAPSKVVIRDQPANDTVVGQEGEEATIWLDLAPKRFATEVALSEAEREGAAVYDEWDYQRSAYKPRWCALRERVVAPGPPEYVDGVLHKHRQLIATIKRQFDALRPEYRRLPRQPDGEEIDLDSVVEAYADLSAGVTPSEALYIARHANRRDIAVAFLVDLSGSAGGWVNQQRIVDIERESLVLICEALQLLNDRYAIYGFSSSTRKQCDFFIIKDFHEPYTNDVRLRIGGMNPYSYTRMGPPIRHLARKLDQLDARVKLLILLSDGKPNDFDGYTGRYAIEDTRQALVEARLRGIRTFCLTIDSRAREYLPQMFGETGYTILDHVERLPHRLPELYRRLTAR, from the coding sequence ATGGTTCGTCGCGCCCGCCGCGCCTCTTCCGGAACTGGCCGGCTCGCCGCGCTGCTGCCGTTTCTGCGCCCGAAACCTTCGGCGGCGCCGGCATTTCCTGCGCTCCCCTTCACCGCCGTCGAAAAGGTGCTCACCCTCTTCGCCATCGGCCTTGCCGGCGCGCCGGTCCCGCTCAAAGCGGCGCGGCCGAACGACCCCAGCCCCTTCACCGACAGCGCCACGATCTACCTGCCTCCAGCGCTTGCTGAATTCCCCGACCTAGAGAGCGACTTCCGGCTCTATAAGCTGATGGTCGCGCACCAGTGGGCGCAGATCAGCGGCGGCACCTTCGAAGCGCCCAACAGCTTCGTCACCCTCGCCGACCCCGTGCTCGCCATCGAGCTATATCACCTTGTGGAAAGCGTTCGGATCGAGACGTCGCTGTGCCGACAGTTTCGCGGCATGGCCGCCGATTTTGCTCTCGCCAAGGCCGATGCGGCCGCCAAGCGGCCGCCGCTGAACGGTCTCCCCCCGCGCGCCTTGGCGACGGAGGGGCTCATCCGCTGGTCATTGGCAGGAGCGTGGCCGGCAGACCTCCCGCGCAAGATCGGCGACGTGCTCACCGACGCTGCGCTTGTCCTCGAGGAGATGCTCGCCGGCAACGCCACCGCTACCGACTCGGTGCGCGTCGCTACCTACCTCTTCCATCGCATCGAGCGGCTGGGCGGCCGCTTTCACCCCCTGCCCCCCGTTCATTTTCGGGGCGTGCTGCGCCTCGAACTGGCCGCCTCGGTGCTCGAGGAGCGCCGGCGGCGCGAAGCCCCCATCGTCCGCCCGCCCGACGTGGTTGTCGAGTATGTCAGCCAGAACGGTCAGGTCCTCAAGACACGCATGACCGATGAACTCGATGCCGCTCCTTCGAAAGTCGTGATCCGCGACCAGCCTGCGAACGACACGGTGGTCGGGCAGGAGGGAGAAGAGGCGACGATTTGGCTCGACCTTGCGCCGAAGCGGTTCGCGACCGAGGTCGCGCTCAGCGAGGCCGAACGCGAGGGAGCGGCCGTCTACGACGAGTGGGACTATCAGCGCAGCGCGTACAAGCCGCGGTGGTGCGCGCTCCGCGAGCGCGTTGTCGCGCCGGGGCCGCCCGAGTATGTCGACGGCGTTCTCCACAAACATCGCCAGCTGATCGCGACAATCAAGCGGCAGTTCGACGCCCTGCGCCCAGAATACCGCCGGCTGCCCAGACAGCCAGACGGCGAAGAGATCGACCTCGACAGCGTCGTCGAGGCCTACGCCGACCTCTCTGCCGGCGTCACCCCTTCCGAGGCGCTGTATATCGCACGCCATGCCAACCGTCGCGATATTGCCGTCGCCTTCCTCGTCGACCTCTCCGGATCAGCGGGGGGCTGGGTGAACCAGCAGCGCATCGTCGATATCGAGCGCGAGTCGCTCGTCCTGATCTGCGAGGCGCTGCAGCTGCTGAACGACCGCTACGCCATCTACGGCTTCTCCAGCTCGACCCGCAAACAGTGCGACTTCTTCATCATCAAAGACTTTCACGAGCCCTATACCAACGACGTTCGGCTGCGGATCGGGGGAATGAACCCCTACAGCTACACGCGGATGGGGCCGCCGATCCGTCATCTTGCGCGCAAGCTCGACCAGCTCGATGCCCGCGTGAAGCTGCTTATCCTGCTCTCGGATGGCAAGCCGAACGACTTCGACGGCTACACCGGACGCTACGCGATCGAAGACACGCGGCAAGCGCTCGTCGAGGCGCGCCTGCGCGGCATCCGGACGTTCTGCTTGACGATCGACTCCCGTGCCCGCGAGTATTTGCCCCAGATGTTCGGCGAGACGGGCTATACCATCCTCGACCATGTCGAGCGGCTGCCCCACCGCTTGCCCGAACTCTACCGCCGTCTCACCGCCCGATGA
- a CDS encoding EthD domain-containing protein, translating into MTVKALVGYDLMPGVTPEEYDRWLWEVHVPDILANPYIEKIVFNTVLAPVTTTSGGAAEVEQTVKLYRVAEMHYRDLDHYRKYREWFEQHPIPEERGPKGRSDFKFYVLCAVEEVTRN; encoded by the coding sequence ATGACGGTGAAAGCGCTCGTCGGGTACGACTTAATGCCTGGCGTCACCCCCGAGGAGTACGACCGCTGGCTGTGGGAGGTGCATGTTCCCGACATCCTCGCCAACCCGTATATCGAGAAGATCGTCTTCAATACTGTTCTGGCGCCGGTGACGACGACGAGCGGCGGCGCGGCGGAGGTTGAGCAGACGGTGAAGCTGTACCGCGTCGCGGAGATGCACTACCGCGACCTCGACCACTATCGGAAGTACCGCGAGTGGTTCGAGCAGCACCCCATCCCGGAGGAGCGCGGGCCGAAAGGGCGAAGCGACTTCAAGTTCTACGTTCTGTGCGCAGTTGAAGAGGTGACGCGGAACTGA
- a CDS encoding NUDIX hydrolase: MTARFCPDCGGKLRERVPPGDTRPRLVCDDCGAIHYQNPKIVVGAVVVHDGRVVLVRRGVEPQKGKWGLPAGFLELGETLEAGAARETLEETGLEIAVSRLLNVYTRVEAGVINVLYLAEVTGGTPAATSHETLEVGQFLPEEIPWDELAFPSHRWALEEWLGRRDPSTAPSTS; the protein is encoded by the coding sequence ATGACCGCGCGATTTTGTCCTGATTGCGGCGGCAAGCTGCGGGAGCGAGTGCCTCCCGGCGACACGCGCCCCCGCTTGGTGTGCGACGACTGCGGCGCGATCCACTACCAGAACCCGAAGATTGTCGTCGGCGCGGTGGTCGTCCACGATGGCCGCGTCGTCCTCGTCCGGCGCGGGGTTGAGCCGCAGAAAGGGAAATGGGGCCTGCCGGCAGGGTTCCTCGAGCTTGGCGAAACGCTCGAGGCCGGCGCTGCCCGCGAAACGCTCGAGGAGACCGGCCTCGAAATTGCCGTGTCGCGGCTGCTGAATGTCTACACCCGCGTCGAGGCAGGCGTGATTAACGTGCTCTACCTCGCCGAAGTGACGGGAGGCACGCCCGCCGCCACGAGCCACGAGACCCTCGAAGTCGGGCAGTTTCTGCCTGAAGAAATCCCCTGGGACGAGCTCGCGTTTCCTAGCCACCGCTGGGCTCTCGAAGAGTGGCTGGGCCGTCGGGACCCCTCGACCGCCCCCTCAACCTCGTAA
- a CDS encoding VOC family protein codes for MITRVDHTMLIVADVPAAIADYRERLGLNCRYGGRHPRGTHNGLVHFPGSLNYLELFGAYDEAKVRAEGNPAFFDWLAQGGGIWRFAVGTDDLDGDHRRLTERQVPHSPPAEHQRLRDDGVTVRWRMFAMLPHEQRVYPFLIQWPPEAERLPDLERAGFFAPPQLPVRRVARITLAVPDVDAVAAEYQRRYELTAGPAFAAPRLGGRARLITTGDGEIALVEPTGNGTAREMLERRGPGPFLLTLEASDLDAARRFLAERGVRVSPIVPRDDGRPCFTIDPADAHGAAFDVVG; via the coding sequence ATGATCACCCGCGTCGACCACACGATGCTGATCGTCGCTGACGTGCCGGCGGCGATCGCCGACTACCGCGAGCGGCTTGGGCTGAACTGCCGCTACGGCGGACGGCATCCGCGCGGCACCCACAACGGCCTCGTTCATTTCCCGGGCTCGCTCAACTACCTTGAGCTGTTCGGCGCTTATGACGAGGCGAAAGTGCGGGCGGAGGGCAATCCGGCATTCTTCGACTGGCTGGCGCAGGGCGGAGGGATCTGGCGGTTTGCGGTCGGCACGGATGACCTCGACGGCGACCACCGGCGGCTGACGGAGCGTCAAGTGCCGCACAGCCCGCCCGCCGAGCATCAGCGCCTGCGCGACGACGGCGTGACCGTACGCTGGCGGATGTTCGCGATGCTCCCCCACGAGCAGCGCGTGTATCCCTTCCTCATCCAGTGGCCGCCTGAGGCGGAGCGCCTCCCCGACCTCGAACGGGCGGGGTTCTTCGCGCCGCCCCAGCTGCCCGTCCGCCGCGTTGCGCGCATCACGCTCGCCGTGCCGGATGTCGACGCCGTCGCCGCCGAATATCAGCGCCGCTACGAGCTGACCGCCGGGCCGGCGTTCGCCGCGCCGCGGCTCGGCGGGCGGGCGCGGCTGATCACGACGGGCGATGGAGAAATCGCGCTCGTTGAGCCGACCGGAAACGGGACGGCGCGCGAGATGCTCGAGAGGCGCGGGCCGGGACCGTTTCTTCTGACGCTCGAGGCGAGCGACCTGGACGCCGCGCGCCGCTTCCTTGCCGAGCGCGGGGTGCGGGTCTCCCCGATTGTGCCGCGCGACGATGGCCGCCCGTGCTTCACCATCGACCCTGCCGATGCTCACGGCGCCGCCTTCGACGTGGTCGGGTAG